Proteins encoded together in one Yersinia mollaretii ATCC 43969 window:
- a CDS encoding TcdA/TcdB pore-forming domain-containing protein: protein MSTDLPKSNKNNNFITHNLHTVWIGGPLPDITKSYLKVWRDINPDYTHITWIDTDNKFVALYNNAVKELREYTLKQYLVGDSNATANDYYDQAVQIERGVRENVYLPHGNDIERIKTIKKIAGSLGDNKVQEYRTKIETIESSFVEMIDGQQGHYQHVSALFEQFSEMDNLRATALKQIYEREINDRGNLAAASDILRLVALQTQGGVYIDTDLLPHIDWDLIESTKLFLMNDNNSVERVYSKEIYLEIEKYKQLTGSKTNKIRSGLTKSQINEIQRLTEENNLFKHLNELEKNCFYSDNSVRGWTNAMLACNENNGFMNALMDRIILNYTILDEFIISNIVTDGEMLNFTEKMSAQFGLNAEHEGSFIPSLANYYKDSIVPNSPQATATLFMTGPTVLDTVIRVEEAVRRGIVKKEAIASLYTVEETFSSWSISQFYDKAAFYLDKVKFDISLNSAEEGILRDSCFDVIQQSKEQATHLPDIAIKFLESLNNFTWKQLELLIKASEFSDQYKTLATLADKQLGIELWEKPSKEHFLTLLDEGHVESSFGYEKQLIIQLQGDETCFKSAQAFFAKHPKQSEWLQLTDGNINDVFTWSTSDNHYQYTDKPLALEKSGAVRIILVGHGDSKQFAGMSAVQVGATLGKVFDKISKQGATKFNNIKLNMAGCSLFDTYLPLEQTFPGQLAIWMNERADFWGLKPEQLSVVAYEYPLRAVENGKKEIFVKGEWINKEIAAINNQLNKTVLGWDNESNTLVKRKLSLPEITSAAQTIDSAMKSYGQLGTLSQQQLLELHEQTSQQLREALYQQKRPTEHSIEIEQKVIQALKLTNLSQEWNTAALELHASSGLDEHWHTSFTTRPLEQGHEVLFIHESTGEKKWINTEKEIFHTFGEQYQTLTTQLSNTLSFDPHTGEATAKPNVFEGDAVHTLNAAFLLQALMGQRPQQQGSSDALSWPMQLQNYVGLIQPTIGLAEDAVHLGGLVTQAIAGVELKPLAQTLSALHASPTLGSVMPALPGLLLDAANLTGIIAQLATTDNPIEIAVASTNLTMATLTTGVNVAALVTSFIPAAAGASAVLGLVAVPLAGIAAGLPALVEGFSTIAQSCESTFKAFDFVQKGIENPTQLQNLTPKETNNPLLSLGSGAVVSIVDFQQNSVTYGNVTMIGTDPNSGSGHTRVGGFDSFFSGPNLDTKMKLDIYLGLGLSRKQQPVELSQAQLFYLPSGINKHYSFDYDFYSFHRGAKAPALRKLSEYYKREFLWHFNAFVSDYAVSHLTATLFSTQVQVLLDNHDRTLVIPTITEESSRNHLSYSIAGNGGKYTLVLPSKALRLEIAGSTASDEHWTIDIESVLKSSTIEHDNVILGAVQPQVLRGMTITRTGITIGAQTIAFTSNPPKQVLLIAKLDESGVSLGVNVNLESGKQQSFLISYHDNGDSLKATTLTGLAHSLQLSGIVPLSINGQQGLLDSQGDMAVWQEDPTKNTFRLSQGTLSCVFTLPSTVQILANEQHILLAGSINLPQGIIKFITQPSYQASGFSHELQQLYCDDNAAVNALEPLLDMTFETNKLINWLNSYAQHLYAAAVMQLSNSTVLSIKTHANKQFTFVYHSDTTTTGHFILNSANWSAKNCIFEYTRQFGSPVLIANANNIPELNLSAEDIDCRWCDVKTEMIMNINHPSASVTLPIQASRYSTVFIQTSESGSLTLTLNETDFFKERFQQVDADLVIQYGKSSIIKIANAINPNLQLLMNFTNKQAVTVNDIIISAIIDSEAIINTINQYFKLDDVVSALKREDGVISFTGLSGLCYEMRPFEFPQKMAYVFVIIGYQGNTSFVFPERQFFNYIPAVIRTVNNQSVFNKKTELRLTRRSQHGPLYLMNDMLKFSDLDINYLIYRKYLTKLSDSQNHGNYIVLGEYSLDLSGLYATPQMTLDLIAALETMDATALSQVISHWLVSLGQGGNESHHNAAIIGKDVEYILNDAMIYSSGQTPILSWDSYEVLSHKSVV from the coding sequence ATGAGCACTGATCTACCTAAATCGAACAAAAACAATAATTTTATTACGCACAACCTTCATACTGTATGGATAGGTGGCCCTCTCCCTGATATCACAAAATCATATCTGAAGGTATGGCGTGATATCAATCCAGATTATACTCATATCACCTGGATAGACACTGATAATAAGTTTGTTGCATTATATAACAATGCGGTTAAAGAATTACGCGAATATACACTTAAGCAGTATCTTGTTGGTGATTCTAATGCCACAGCAAATGATTATTATGATCAGGCAGTCCAGATTGAACGTGGTGTAAGAGAAAATGTTTACTTGCCTCATGGCAATGATATTGAAAGAATTAAAACAATAAAAAAAATTGCCGGTTCTTTAGGCGATAATAAAGTCCAGGAATACCGTACAAAAATAGAGACTATTGAAAGTAGTTTTGTAGAAATGATTGATGGTCAACAAGGCCATTACCAGCATGTTTCAGCATTATTTGAACAATTTAGTGAAATGGATAATCTAAGAGCCACTGCGCTAAAACAAATATATGAAAGAGAAATTAATGATAGAGGTAATTTAGCCGCTGCCTCGGATATACTCAGGTTGGTTGCCTTACAAACTCAGGGGGGTGTCTATATTGATACAGATTTGCTTCCACACATCGACTGGGATCTTATTGAAAGTACAAAGCTTTTTTTAATGAATGACAATAACTCTGTTGAACGAGTTTATAGCAAAGAAATTTATCTTGAGATTGAAAAATACAAACAACTCACAGGATCAAAAACTAACAAAATACGCAGCGGTTTGACTAAAAGTCAAATAAATGAAATCCAAAGGCTGACTGAAGAAAATAATTTATTCAAACACCTCAATGAATTAGAAAAGAATTGTTTTTATAGTGATAATTCAGTGCGTGGCTGGACCAATGCGATGCTTGCCTGTAATGAAAACAATGGCTTTATGAACGCGTTAATGGACAGGATAATTCTAAACTATACAATCCTTGATGAGTTCATAATATCAAATATAGTGACAGATGGTGAGATGTTAAATTTCACAGAAAAAATGTCAGCCCAATTCGGACTGAATGCAGAGCATGAAGGGAGTTTCATCCCAAGCTTAGCAAATTATTATAAAGACTCAATTGTGCCTAATTCGCCACAGGCAACGGCGACTCTCTTTATGACAGGACCCACAGTACTAGACACGGTGATAAGAGTTGAGGAAGCTGTTAGACGAGGTATTGTCAAAAAGGAGGCGATTGCCAGTTTATACACAGTTGAGGAAACCTTTAGTTCATGGTCTATTAGTCAATTTTATGATAAAGCAGCATTCTATTTAGATAAAGTCAAGTTTGACATATCCTTAAATAGTGCTGAGGAGGGAATATTACGTGATAGTTGCTTCGATGTAATTCAACAAAGCAAAGAGCAAGCCACACATTTGCCGGATATAGCCATAAAGTTTCTTGAAAGCCTTAATAATTTCACATGGAAACAGCTTGAGTTGCTAATAAAAGCATCTGAATTTTCTGATCAATACAAAACGCTTGCAACACTGGCAGATAAGCAATTGGGTATTGAACTCTGGGAAAAACCGTCGAAAGAACACTTTTTGACATTATTAGATGAAGGTCATGTAGAGAGCAGTTTTGGTTACGAAAAACAACTTATTATACAATTACAAGGGGACGAGACCTGTTTCAAATCCGCACAAGCGTTTTTTGCTAAACACCCAAAACAGAGTGAATGGTTGCAATTAACTGATGGCAACATAAATGATGTTTTCACTTGGTCAACATCCGACAATCATTATCAATATACCGACAAACCATTAGCACTCGAAAAATCTGGTGCTGTACGTATTATTCTGGTTGGACATGGCGACAGCAAACAATTTGCCGGCATGAGTGCAGTACAAGTGGGTGCTACGCTTGGTAAAGTGTTTGATAAAATTAGCAAGCAAGGCGCTACAAAATTTAACAACATTAAACTGAATATGGCGGGCTGTTCGTTATTCGATACCTATTTACCGCTAGAGCAAACGTTCCCAGGGCAGCTCGCTATTTGGATGAATGAGAGAGCTGATTTCTGGGGTCTTAAGCCTGAGCAATTATCCGTAGTGGCTTACGAATATCCATTGCGTGCTGTCGAGAATGGTAAGAAAGAGATTTTCGTTAAGGGTGAATGGATTAATAAAGAAATCGCTGCCATCAATAATCAACTCAATAAAACAGTGTTGGGTTGGGATAATGAGAGCAATACGCTGGTGAAACGCAAGCTCAGCCTACCAGAAATCACCAGCGCAGCTCAAACTATCGATAGTGCTATGAAATCCTATGGTCAGTTGGGCACACTATCACAACAACAATTGCTCGAACTGCATGAACAAACCAGTCAGCAATTACGAGAAGCGCTCTATCAACAAAAACGTCCCACGGAACACAGTATAGAAATAGAACAAAAAGTCATACAGGCGTTAAAGCTGACCAATCTCAGCCAAGAGTGGAACACTGCCGCTCTAGAGCTACATGCCAGCAGTGGCTTGGATGAGCATTGGCATACCAGTTTTACTACCCGACCACTCGAACAAGGCCATGAGGTACTGTTTATCCATGAAAGTACGGGTGAGAAAAAATGGATAAACACTGAAAAAGAGATCTTTCATACCTTCGGTGAGCAGTATCAGACACTCACGACACAACTGAGTAACACACTCTCTTTTGACCCACATACTGGCGAGGCCACAGCGAAACCCAATGTGTTTGAGGGTGATGCAGTACATACACTTAATGCCGCATTTTTACTGCAAGCGTTAATGGGGCAACGCCCACAACAGCAAGGCTCTTCCGATGCGCTAAGCTGGCCAATGCAATTACAAAACTATGTGGGGCTAATACAACCGACCATTGGGCTGGCAGAAGATGCTGTTCACTTAGGGGGATTGGTCACCCAAGCCATCGCGGGTGTAGAGTTAAAGCCTCTGGCACAAACACTCTCAGCCTTACATGCTTCCCCCACTTTAGGGTCTGTGATGCCAGCATTGCCTGGGCTGCTACTGGATGCCGCCAATCTTACGGGTATTATTGCTCAATTGGCGACCACTGATAATCCTATTGAAATTGCTGTTGCCAGCACCAATTTGACCATGGCTACGTTAACGACGGGTGTCAATGTTGCAGCGTTAGTCACCAGTTTTATCCCCGCAGCAGCGGGTGCCAGTGCTGTTCTTGGCCTAGTTGCAGTTCCCTTAGCCGGTATCGCTGCGGGATTGCCCGCATTAGTTGAAGGGTTTAGTACTATTGCGCAGTCGTGCGAATCGACTTTTAAAGCATTCGATTTTGTGCAGAAAGGGATTGAAAATCCAACACAATTACAAAATTTGACGCCAAAAGAGACAAATAATCCCTTACTCAGCCTTGGCTCTGGGGCAGTGGTCTCTATTGTGGATTTTCAACAGAACAGCGTCACCTATGGCAACGTGACAATGATTGGCACCGATCCTAATTCTGGCTCTGGTCATACCCGTGTCGGTGGTTTTGATAGCTTTTTCTCTGGGCCAAACCTTGATACAAAAATGAAACTGGATATCTATTTGGGATTAGGATTGAGCAGGAAGCAACAGCCCGTCGAGTTGAGCCAAGCCCAATTATTTTATTTACCCTCAGGCATCAATAAACACTACAGCTTCGATTATGACTTTTATTCATTCCACCGTGGGGCAAAAGCGCCTGCCCTGCGAAAATTGAGTGAATACTATAAAAGAGAATTTCTCTGGCACTTTAATGCCTTTGTCTCCGACTATGCTGTGAGCCATTTGACCGCCACCTTATTTTCAACACAGGTGCAGGTGCTGTTAGATAATCATGATCGTACTCTGGTTATTCCCACCATAACCGAAGAAAGTTCACGTAATCATCTATCTTATTCTATTGCTGGGAATGGCGGAAAATACACACTCGTACTACCCAGTAAAGCATTAAGACTAGAGATAGCGGGCAGCACTGCTTCCGATGAGCATTGGACCATTGATATTGAATCTGTGCTCAAAAGCAGCACGATTGAGCACGATAATGTTATCTTGGGCGCTGTGCAACCGCAGGTATTGCGTGGTATGACCATTACGCGAACAGGGATAACTATCGGAGCACAAACTATTGCGTTCACCAGCAATCCGCCAAAGCAGGTATTACTCATCGCCAAATTGGATGAGTCTGGCGTAAGTTTAGGTGTCAATGTTAATTTAGAAAGTGGTAAGCAACAAAGTTTTCTTATCAGCTATCATGATAATGGGGATTCACTGAAAGCGACAACCTTAACCGGGTTAGCCCATTCATTACAGTTATCGGGTATTGTTCCACTGTCTATCAATGGTCAGCAGGGGCTCCTTGATAGTCAGGGTGATATGGCTGTTTGGCAAGAAGATCCGACCAAAAATACGTTTAGGTTAAGTCAAGGCACCTTATCCTGTGTTTTCACGCTGCCTAGCACTGTACAGATCCTGGCAAATGAGCAGCATATTTTACTGGCAGGCAGTATTAATCTCCCTCAAGGTATAATTAAATTTATTACTCAACCCTCTTATCAAGCTTCAGGTTTTAGCCATGAATTGCAACAACTGTATTGCGATGATAACGCTGCAGTTAATGCCCTCGAGCCATTGCTGGATATGACGTTTGAGACTAATAAGTTAATCAACTGGTTGAACAGCTATGCTCAGCATTTATATGCTGCCGCAGTAATGCAGCTTAGCAATAGCACTGTTTTGTCAATAAAAACGCATGCCAACAAACAATTCACCTTTGTTTATCACAGTGACACCACCACGACAGGCCATTTTATTCTCAACAGTGCCAACTGGTCAGCAAAAAACTGTATTTTTGAATACACACGCCAATTCGGCTCACCGGTGCTTATTGCTAATGCCAATAATATACCTGAACTTAATCTGAGTGCCGAAGATATTGACTGTCGCTGGTGTGATGTAAAAACTGAAATGATTATGAATATTAACCACCCTTCAGCATCAGTCACACTGCCGATACAAGCAAGTCGCTATTCAACCGTCTTTATACAGACATCTGAAAGTGGCTCATTGACCTTAACACTCAATGAGACTGATTTCTTTAAAGAGCGTTTTCAGCAGGTAGATGCTGACTTAGTGATCCAGTATGGCAAAAGCAGCATTATTAAAATCGCTAATGCAATCAATCCCAACCTACAATTACTGATGAATTTTACTAACAAGCAGGCTGTGACTGTTAATGACATTATTATTAGTGCAATCATTGACAGCGAAGCTATCATTAATACAATAAATCAGTACTTTAAGCTAGATGATGTCGTCAGCGCGTTAAAACGGGAGGATGGCGTCATTAGTTTTACCGGCCTATCTGGCCTATGCTATGAAATGCGTCCTTTCGAATTCCCCCAAAAAATGGCTTATGTTTTTGTTATTATCGGTTACCAAGGAAATACGTCTTTTGTTTTCCCCGAGAGACAGTTTTTTAATTATATTCCGGCCGTCATCAGAACTGTTAATAATCAATCTGTATTTAATAAAAAAACTGAGTTGCGATTAACACGTCGTTCACAGCATGGCCCTCTTTATTTAATGAATGATATGCTGAAATTCTCAGACCTTGATATTAATTATCTAATATACAGAAAATATCTTACCAAACTATCTGATAGTCAGAATCATGGTAATTATATTGTCCTCGGTGAGTATTCATTAGATCTCTCCGGGCTATATGCAACACCACAAATGACATTAGATTTAATCGCGGCTCTTGAAACCATGGATGCAACAGCGCTATCTCAGGTCATTTCTCATTGGTTAGTATCACTAGGACAAGGGGGCAATGAAAGTCACCATAATGCAGCAATTATTGGCAAGGATGTAGAGTATATACTCAATGATGCTATGATTTATTCTTCAGGACAAACGCCGATATTGTCATGGGATAGTTATGAGGTGCTGTCGCATAAAAGCGTAGTTTAA
- a CDS encoding bacteriocin immunity protein: MELKNSITEYTEDEFIDFIKLIFEENIADTDDYLDELLEHFERITEHPEGTDIIYYAPSDSECTPEKILETIKKWRAENGKPGFKA, translated from the coding sequence ATGGAATTGAAAAACAGTATAACTGAATATACAGAAGATGAGTTTATTGACTTTATAAAATTGATTTTTGAGGAAAATATTGCTGATACAGATGATTATTTGGATGAGTTGTTAGAGCATTTTGAGCGTATTACTGAACATCCAGAAGGAACAGATATAATATACTATGCTCCTTCTGATTCTGAATGTACGCCAGAAAAAATACTTGAAACCATTAAAAAATGGCGGGCCGAAAACGGCAAGCCCGGTTTTAAAGCGTAG
- a CDS encoding HNH endonuclease signature motif containing protein, translated as MSAALAGAGKDLGAPIPAHIADQLRGRRFSTFDTFREAFWVMVGHDPELSEQFIISNRERMRASKAPKARKIDSMDLRTSFEIHHIKFIKDGGEVYNIDNLRVVTPRRHIEIHSKKGGK; from the coding sequence TTGAGCGCTGCACTGGCGGGGGCGGGTAAGGATTTAGGCGCACCGATACCCGCACATATTGCGGATCAATTGCGTGGCAGACGGTTCAGTACTTTTGATACATTTAGAGAGGCATTTTGGGTCATGGTTGGGCATGATCCTGAGCTGTCTGAGCAGTTTATTATTAGTAATCGCGAGCGAATGAGGGCGAGTAAAGCCCCAAAAGCTAGGAAAATTGATTCTATGGACCTGCGCACATCCTTTGAAATTCATCACATTAAGTTTATTAAGGATGGGGGTGAGGTTTACAATATAGATAACTTACGAGTAGTAACACCAAGGCGGCATATAGAAATTCACTCAAAGAAGGGAGGCAAATAA
- a CDS encoding colicin E3-like toxin immunity protein gives MGLKLHLDWFDKKTELCKGEEYSVDLQTDGSVIEQLGLPLEDNINNGGFDIEDHWIPILQKYFSHHIDISKYDYQISFDYRDEW, from the coding sequence ATGGGACTAAAACTACATTTAGATTGGTTTGATAAAAAAACAGAATTATGTAAAGGGGAGGAGTACTCTGTAGATCTACAAACTGATGGTTCAGTTATTGAACAACTAGGCTTACCATTAGAAGATAACATTAATAATGGTGGGTTTGATATTGAGGATCATTGGATACCGATATTACAAAAATATTTCTCTCATCATATAGATATATCGAAATATGATTATCAGATATCTTTCGATTATCGAGATGAATGGTAA
- a CDS encoding S-type pyocin domain-containing protein: protein MGEGHSNVTGHGSRGPTGGVKGGPTGGSSHNSNRGSGWGTSNTPYGKVHHYSPSQFGNSNRGGGRGGNNPSQNVGHAPSLAQRPDMQAYMAVGGVPAVITLIDGGWGITLSRLSVVAAFVESNLARIGSWAMRTSPIGVVVMGMMPSSIAPDPPMGNYFTTPVLPADRVTDIPKETLKTVDEVAVNVRISDVTQEGVQQAVLIKNPTVTQRVPVVKAVPTATPNVYTAPVPGVTPIHINVVESIEPSHQTQPTVAGKPTATPVENAPIKAVTSPSGRHTHDAIIVFPETSGIEPLYISMIRIVSTHELREEARREREAAEVAERQRIENERLAAEMAERQRIENERLAAEAVKAHARQQEATRQDTYSLPAYSMGSYYPPGLAVAGKGSITLGQEVTQGLIDSLRMALVRLDAVAATPVAGPMAVTVAAAFNPLKEEGESFRPLGWDRLPLASTLRLINYLVADPIAAAAVSAVVTAAFNPLMAGEGSTRPSDWDRPRLAGAIPLHSMWLSHGSWSARRADIELPVRMLITDTDGLMEAHAVKTGVGGVSAKVKLVGAQYDAAKGAYTFTTDNVPPRTFMFTPVTPPGTDISPVLPQPISVPVTPLHTGEIVIRHAVIHTVFPQPALEEQDFHDYVIWFPADSGLEPVYVYFNKPRKGVAEAGHDYHPAPKTEDITGFINLNRSKRKTPKQGGSGKRERWIDQKGRKIYEWDSQHGELEGYRVSDGQHLGAFDYKTGTQLKPADANRNIKKYL, encoded by the coding sequence ATGGGTGAAGGACACAGTAATGTGACGGGCCACGGTAGCCGAGGCCCCACCGGTGGCGTTAAAGGTGGGCCAACCGGGGGGAGTAGTCACAATTCGAATCGCGGCAGTGGCTGGGGCACTTCAAATACGCCCTACGGCAAGGTTCATCACTATAGCCCAAGCCAGTTTGGTAATAGCAATCGTGGCGGGGGCCGGGGAGGAAATAACCCGTCACAAAATGTCGGTCATGCGCCGAGTCTGGCACAGCGGCCCGATATGCAGGCTTATATGGCGGTGGGCGGTGTGCCGGCGGTGATTACCTTAATTGATGGGGGCTGGGGGATCACCTTAAGCCGACTGTCGGTGGTGGCGGCATTTGTCGAAAGTAACTTAGCCCGCATCGGGTCATGGGCGATGCGCACCAGCCCCATTGGGGTGGTGGTGATGGGCATGATGCCCTCCTCGATTGCTCCGGATCCCCCGATGGGAAATTACTTTACCACCCCGGTGTTGCCCGCTGACAGAGTCACCGATATACCGAAAGAGACGTTAAAAACGGTTGATGAGGTTGCGGTTAATGTCCGCATCAGTGATGTAACGCAAGAGGGGGTGCAACAGGCGGTGCTCATCAAAAATCCGACAGTGACACAGCGGGTTCCGGTGGTTAAGGCGGTGCCCACGGCGACACCGAATGTCTATACCGCGCCTGTTCCCGGTGTCACGCCGATACATATCAATGTGGTTGAGAGTATCGAACCCAGCCATCAAACGCAGCCGACAGTGGCGGGAAAACCCACGGCGACGCCAGTTGAAAATGCCCCGATTAAAGCAGTGACCTCCCCTTCGGGTCGTCATACCCACGATGCCATCATTGTCTTTCCCGAAACATCAGGCATTGAGCCGCTGTATATTTCGATGATTCGAATAGTCAGTACTCATGAACTTAGGGAGGAGGCGCGGAGGGAGCGAGAGGCGGCCGAAGTGGCTGAAAGGCAACGTATTGAAAACGAACGGCTGGCGGCAGAAATGGCTGAGCGGCAACGTATTGAAAATGAACGGCTAGCAGCAGAAGCAGTAAAAGCACACGCCAGACAGCAGGAAGCGACTCGTCAGGATACTTACTCTTTACCCGCTTATTCTATGGGGAGTTACTACCCGCCGGGTCTTGCCGTCGCTGGAAAGGGGTCTATCACGCTAGGGCAAGAGGTCACACAGGGATTGATTGATTCACTGCGAATGGCACTGGTCAGACTCGATGCTGTTGCAGCCACCCCAGTAGCAGGCCCAATGGCAGTGACTGTTGCCGCTGCTTTCAATCCGCTGAAGGAGGAGGGCGAGTCATTTCGACCGTTGGGCTGGGATCGCCTACCCTTAGCCAGCACTCTTCGTCTGATTAACTATCTGGTTGCCGATCCAATAGCGGCAGCAGCTGTTTCTGCGGTTGTTACTGCCGCTTTCAATCCGCTGATGGCGGGGGAGGGGTCAACGCGCCCCTCGGATTGGGATCGCCCACGGTTAGCCGGGGCTATTCCTCTTCATAGTATGTGGTTATCACATGGGAGCTGGTCAGCAAGGCGTGCTGATATTGAACTCCCGGTTCGAATGTTAATCACTGACACTGATGGATTGATGGAGGCCCATGCAGTAAAAACCGGAGTCGGCGGGGTGTCCGCCAAGGTAAAACTGGTTGGCGCACAATATGATGCCGCTAAGGGGGCTTATACTTTCACCACGGATAACGTGCCACCCCGCACATTTATGTTTACGCCAGTGACTCCGCCGGGAACAGATATTAGCCCGGTGTTGCCACAGCCCATCAGTGTACCCGTCACCCCGCTGCATACCGGTGAGATTGTAATCCGACATGCGGTGATCCATACGGTATTCCCCCAGCCCGCGCTGGAGGAGCAGGATTTCCACGACTACGTTATCTGGTTCCCAGCAGACTCAGGGCTGGAGCCGGTGTATGTTTATTTTAATAAACCGAGGAAAGGGGTGGCGGAGGCTGGCCATGATTATCATCCTGCGCCTAAGACTGAAGATATTACTGGTTTTATAAATCTTAATAGAAGTAAACGAAAAACTCCTAAACAGGGTGGTTCAGGGAAAAGAGAGCGCTGGATTGATCAAAAAGGCCGTAAAATATATGAATGGGATTCACAGCATGGTGAGTTAGAGGGTTATAGAGTTAGTGATGGCCAACATTTAGGCGCGTTCGATTATAAAACAGGTACTCAACTTAAACCTGCCGATGCCAACCGTAACATTAAAAAGTATTTATGA
- a CDS encoding antiterminator Q family protein, producing MADIQTVLARWGVWARDNSRLDYPHIASGFRGISLRGKQLESCSDNDGLAIDMTVGNLQRAAREKELELIIRHYVYGQSKASIARLKKCNEREIRRQLQIAESFIDGCMTQSNIVLEMHKK from the coding sequence ATGGCTGATATACAAACTGTTCTCGCTCGATGGGGCGTGTGGGCCAGAGATAATAGTCGTCTCGACTATCCCCATATCGCCAGTGGATTTAGAGGAATATCCCTGAGAGGGAAACAGCTTGAGTCCTGTAGTGATAATGATGGTTTGGCAATTGATATGACAGTCGGGAATTTACAACGGGCGGCCAGAGAAAAAGAGCTGGAGCTTATTATTCGTCATTATGTCTATGGGCAATCTAAAGCCTCAATTGCCCGACTGAAAAAATGTAATGAGCGAGAAATTAGGCGTCAATTGCAAATCGCCGAGAGTTTTATTGATGGGTGTATGACGCAATCCAATATCGTGCTGGAGATGCACAAGAAATAA
- a CDS encoding bacteriocin immunity protein, which translates to MELKDKYEDYTESEFLDLILNICDANTESEALHNIWVRNFTKVIEHPDGSDLIYYPDAGADESPEGILQTVKKWRAENGKPGFKA; encoded by the coding sequence ATGGAACTTAAAGATAAGTATGAAGATTATACCGAATCTGAATTTTTAGATCTTATTCTGAATATTTGCGATGCCAATACTGAAAGTGAAGCGTTACACAATATTTGGGTCAGAAACTTCACCAAAGTCATTGAGCATCCTGATGGCTCTGATTTGATTTACTATCCAGACGCTGGAGCCGATGAGAGTCCTGAAGGAATACTTCAAACTGTAAAAAAATGGCGTGCCGAAAACGGCAAGCCCGGTTTTAAAGCGTAG